From the Mycoplasma putrefaciens KS1 genome, the window ATAACATCAATATTATCCATCACTATTTGATACAGATCATATTTATCAATTAAAGCAATATCAGCAATTTTAGTAAAAATATAATCAGTAAGTAATTTTTCAATTTCACTTAGATCAATATCTTTAATCTGATTAATTGAAGGAATTAAAGTTTTAAAATTATTTAAAAAGTTTTTTGACAATATTTTAAATGATTCTAAATATCTATTAACATCACTATCTGAGTAAATAACATCTCTTATTTGTTCTTGACTTACTTTTAAATCAAAGTAGTTATTTTGATTTAAAACAAATAGCTTATCTTTAATATTTACAAATACTGCAAAAAAATTATCAAAAAAAGCTAATTCTTGTTTGCTTATTCCACCAATCATTAAAGAATGAAGATCGTATTGTTCTTGTTTTTTAAAATTATCAATATATCTTGAAATATTTAAGTTAAATTCATTTTCTCTAATTTCTTCGAGTTTAATAATTCTTGAAAAGTTTTCAACTTGACTTCTATTATTGACAATATCAGCTATTTTTTTAATTTGAGACTTGCTAAACTTATTATTTTTTCCATCTTTAATATACAGTTGAGATGCATCAACAAACAAAATATCATTAGTTTGTCTTTGTTTTTTTAAAATCATAATAATTGTAGGAATACCTGTTCCAAAAAACATATTAGAAGGTAGTCCTATAATTGTGTCTATTTGACCTTTTTCTACAAGTTTTTGACGAATTTGTTTTTCTGAATTACCTCTAAACAACACTCCGTGAGGTAAAACAATCGCCATAATTCCTTTAGAATCAACATGATATAAATCATGTAATAAGAAAGCATAATCTGCTTTACTTTTAGGAGCTATTCCATATTCAATATTTCTAAAATCATCTTTATGCTTTTCTGGACTTCATTTTTGAGAATAAGGTGGATTAGAAACAACTACATCAACTGTTAAACGTTTGTAAGTACTTAAGTCTTCATTTTCAAACATGGGTCAGTCTATTTCTAAAGTGTCTCCTCTTCTAACATGAATTTCAGAAGGATTGATATTTCTCATGATTAAATTCATTCTAGTTAAGTTAAAAGTATCTGATTTAAGCTCTTGAGCATAATATGTAACTGGGCTTGAATCTTTATTGTATTTTTTAAATTCATCTCCAATATTTAAAAGCAAAGACCCTGAACCACTAGTTGGATCATAAACTTTGATAATAGATCTATCTTTTAAATGATAAGCAACAATTTTAGACATTAGTTCTGATACTTCGTGTGGAGTGTAAAATTCTCCGGCTTTTTTTCCTGCACTTGAAGCAAATTGTGCGATCAAATACTCATAAACAAAGCCTAAAAGATCATAGTCTTGCTTTGTTGTAGGAATTTTGTTCATTGTATCTAACAAATTAAGAATTGTCTCAGTTTGTTCAGTTGCATTTTTTCCTAATTTATCTAATTCATTTTGAAACTTAGAAAAAATATTTTCAAATAAATATTTGTATTATTCGTTAATACTTGTATTAAAGTCCATAAAAGCTTCTTGAAAGTTTTGAATGTTAAGTTTATTTTTATTTTTTATTCAAGAACTAAATAAATTTCTATATTCAATAAAATATCCATTTTGGTTAACACAATCTTGTCTTATTTGTTCAATTTCATCAATGTTTTCCAAAGATGTATTATCATCAAATTCAAAATTTGAAAAATCAAACTTATTATCTAGATACTTAAGATCACTTTTTCAAATGTCATTTGCAAGTATTCAATTTATTTGCTTTTCACATAAAAATTTATACAAAAGCATGCCTAGAATGTAATCTTTATATTCATAAGCATCTAAATTTTTTCTTAAATTATTAGCAGATTCTCAAATAATCGAACCTAGCTTTTGTTTTGTCATTTTATTATTCATGCCTTTTTAACTCCTTATGTTAAAGACTATAATTAATTATACTCTTAAAATTAATTGTTATAAAATGCTCAAAATCGCATTTAATTTCAACTATTCAAAAGCTAAATTAATTGCATAATTATTAAAAATAATCTATTAATTTTATAAATTATTAACAGAATAAAAATTAACTAATTGCAGTTAAATAATTAAATTATATTAGCAAAATACCTTTAAAAATAGCTCTAAAATAACTAGTAATTCAAATCTCTATCACTCATTTAAAAAGTCTATTAAAAACGATTAATACTTGTCTGTTAACTAGTAGAAGTAATCTAAAATTTTGAGTATTTATAAAAAATTACTGATTGATATAATAAAAATTGAAGATGGTTAAATAAACTAAAATGATTTGTTAATAAGTTTATGCACTATCTTTAAATTCAAAGTCAAAAAACTTATTTAAGGAGAATTAATATATGAAAATAGGTTTGCCAAAAGAAATTAAGGCTCAAGAATTTCGTGTTGGATTAACTCCAAGCAATGTTGTTGATCTAGTTAAAGCAGGACATGAAGTTCTAGTTGAAACAGGAGCTGGAATTGGTAGTGGTTTTGAAGATGCTGAATATCAACAAGCTGGGGCAAAAATAACTGATAATGTTATAGATGTTTGAAAGCAAGAAATGATTGTTAAAGTTAAAGAACCTTTAAAAGCAGAATATAAATACTTTTATCCAAATCAAATCATCTTTACATACTTTCATTTAGCAGATCAAAAAGAATTAACAGATGAATTAATTAAAAATAAAGTTGTTGCAATTGCTTATGAAACAATCCAAACTTCAGATCGTAAACTTCCATTGCTAAGACCAATGAGTGAAGTGGCTGGTAGAATGGCAGTTTTAACAGCCTGTGGTTTACTGACTAGAACAACAAAAGATGCGATTGGAATGGTTGTAAGCGGAACACCAGGAACTCCAAAAGCTAACTTTACAATTATTGGTGGGGGAGTAGCTGGAGCGGCTGCAACAAGAATGGCTAGTTCAATTGGAGCTAATGTCACAATTATTGAATTTAATGAAGACAGAATTAGAGAATTATATGATCAATATGCAGACCGAGCAACTATTTTAAAATCTAATCATAAAAATATCGCTGAAGCTGTTAAAAATAGTGATGTTGTGATTTCAACTGTCTTAATTCCAGGTAAAAAAGCTCCAAAATTAGTAACTGAAGAAATGGTTAAATCAATGAGAAAAAATAGCATTATTATTGATGTTGCAATTGATCAAGGAGCTAGTGTTGAAACAATTGATCATCCAACAACACACGCTGAACCAACATTTATTAGACATGATGTGATTCATTATTCAGTTCCAAATATTCCTGGAGCCGTTCCAAGAACATCAACTATTGGTTTATCTAATGCAACTATTGCTTATACTTTAGAAATTGCAAGTAAAGGATGAAAACAAGCTGCGAGAACAAATAACGCAATCAAACTAGGACTTCAAACTGTTGATGGTAAAATAGTTTATAAAAATGTTGCTGAATCATTAAACTTAGCCTACACAAATGTTGATGAAGTTTTAAACTAATTTCACGATATTAATTTGAATAAAAACCTAGTCAGCTATTGACTAGGTTTTATTTTGATTATTATTTAATTTTTTTAATTGTAATCTTATAAGGTTTAGCAATGTCTTTAATTTCAACAGTAGTTCCTTCTTTTTTACCTAACATTGCTTTAGCAATTGGTGATTCATTAGAAATTAGGTTTGAAAAAGGATCGGCTTCAATTGCTCCCACTATTTTAATTTCTCTAGTTTTTTTGTCTAAATTAGAAACAAATTCCACTGTTGAACCAATCTTAACTTCTCCATTTTTTTCAGCTTTAGTATCTTCAATCACTTTAGCTCTATTAATTAATGATTCAACTTCTTTAATTCTTGCTTCAACTTCTGCTTGTCTATTTCTAGCAGCATCATAATCTGCATTTTCGCTTAAATCACCTTGATTACGTGCTTCAACCAGCTCTTCAATTACTTTAGGTCTTATCACTTCTAATAAATTTTTAAGCTCAAGTTTTAATTCTTCTAAACCTTCTTGAGTTAGAATAATTTCTTGTGACATCTTCATTCTCCTTGCATCTTTTTGATTATATAATATTGCATTTTAAAGTTCTATAATAAGTTTTTTGCTTAATTACTTATTAAAATGTTTATAGACTAAGTTAGCACTTTTTTTATTTTTAATAACTTTATTTAAACTATCAAAATCAGCATTCTTAATATTATCAATAGTTTTAAAATGCTTGTATAGTTCTTGGCTAGTTTTTTTACCAATGCCTTTAATTGTTAATAACTGGTCTTGAATTTGGTTATGATATTTTTTCCTAAATCCTGATTTTGCGTACTGATCAACTCTAAGCTGAATATTTGATAATCAGTTATAAAGTTTTTTAAACTGTTTGATTTCAATAATTTGACCATAAACATCAATTAGTTTGTCAGTTTTATGATGTTGATCTTTAACCAATCCAATAACATCAATTTCTAAGTTAAGTTCACTTAAAATTTCTCTGGCTGCTGTAATTTGAATTTTAGCTCCATCAACAATTATTAAATCAGGAAGTTTTTCATCAGCTTGAATTTTTTTAGTAAATCTTTTATTAATCATAAATTTTAGACGATCAAAATCAGAAGTATAACTTGCATCAATATTATATTTTCTAAATTCATTTCTAATTGGTTTAGCATTTTTATAAACAACACAAGCTCCAGTAATAAATTGGTTGTAAATATTTGAAATATCAAACATTTCAATATAACCTGGATATCTTTTTATATTACTAATTTGATGCAATAAGTTAAGAATTTCTTGTTCATCACCTACATTAACATTCTTTGAAATTGCTGCTTTTAAGATTAGCTCTTTAGCATTATTTTTAGCTAAATTAACTAAAAGATTTTCTTGTTTATTTAATGCATGGGAACTAAATTTTAAAATATTTTCATCTAGTTCTAATAGCTCAATATCATTTGGAACTAATAAAACATCAGGAGTAATATTTTTAGCATAAATCTGTTGTAAAAAACTATTTAATAATTCTACTAGATCTTGCTGATCATAATCTTGAGCATATTCATCTTTAAAAGTTAATTGACCAGCGCGATAAAATAAAATTACAAAGACAATTTTATTTTCGCTGATTTGATAGTTAATAATATCAATATTTTTATCACTTTGAAACTCTACATTTTGTTTAGTTGTAATAAATTCTAAACTTTGGAGTTGTTCTTTAATTCTTTGGGCTTGTTCAAATTGTAACATCTCACTTGCTTTGTTCATTTGATTAATTAAACTAGTTTTGACTTGTGAAATATCACCTTTAAAAAACTTATCAATCTGTTTAATTTGCTGTTCATAATAACTAAAATCAACATCTTTAAAACATGCTCCTGAGCATTGGTTTAAATGATAATACAAACACGGTTTATGATCTTTATTGTTGCATCTTTTTAAAGGGAAAAGTCGTTGTAAAGTTAACAGAATTGCTCTAGCATTACTTTTTTGAGGTAATGGACCATAGTTTCTTAAAGCTTTTTTATCATATTTTCTTAGATATTTATAACTAGGATCTTTTTGATTAGTAATTACAATGTAAGGATAAGCTTTATCATCATTTAACAAAATATTGTATTTAGGATGGTATTTTTTAATTAAGTTTTCTTCTAAAATTAATGATTCTTTTTCATTATTAACAACAAAATAATTAAGATCACTAATCTCACGAACCAGTCTTGTAGTTTTTATGTTATGCGCTCTGTTAAAATATGAACTAACTCTTTTTTTTAGATTTTTAGCTTTACCTACATAAATAACTTGATTCAAACTATTTAAATATAAATAACAACCAGGTTTATTAGGTAATAAGTTAACTTTTTCTTTTAGATCCATAATTTCACTTCCTTGTAATTAGTTATTGAATGTAAAATTATCGTCACTAAAGAATGAATTATCTAAAAGATGAGTTTTAGTTTTTAGTTCGTATCAATTAATTAAGCCTTCATAATCATTAACTTGTTGTGCTAACTTATTAGAATTAGTTTTTGAAATTTCTTGATTATTTTGATTATTATTATTTGTTTTTAATTTATCATTTCAAATTATTTCAAAGTTTTTTAATTTCTCAGGTTCAAAATCGCTATAAATAGGTAATTCAATAATTAAATCACTATTATTTAAACCTCTTTTATTAAATGCTTGTAGACTATCTCAATCATCTTGCTTAGTATTACTAAAGTTTAGATCATTAGAATTTTGTTCATCAACAACTACTTGTTGATTTATTGAACTGTTTTTAACTGCTGATTTAAAAAATCTTAATGCTTTGATTGATTTTTTGTTTTTAAATTTAAATAATTTTAACCAATCACCAGTAAACACTCAAACAACAAATAGCAATAATAAAACACAATAAACTACATAAGCTCCAGGCAATGAAAAATACCATAAAATAGCTACACTAAAAAATCCAGTGATTCCTGATCCTAAATAAAGATTAAAATACCCATTATGATTAATTAAATAATCACTAGTTTTAGTAAAGTAATTATCACTAAAAACTAAATGTTCATATCAAGTATGATTATAAAAACCTATAAGTTGTTTAAAAAGATTTGCTTGTCATAAACTTTCAACTTTATAAACTTGATTAGATGAAACAATTTTATTTTGTGCAAATAAAACAGTTAGTAATACTAAACTTATAAAAATAGCAAATAAAATAAAACTTATAAAAACTATCAATTTAAATTTAAATGTAAATTTATATTTGAAATTAAAAAAAAGCTGTACACTTCAACAAAATAGCACTAAATAAACTAAATACTTAGTTCATCCAAATAGATAATTAAAAAAAAGATCATCAAAAAACTGACCAATTACAGTGATTCTTGCAACACTAATCAGACAAAAAGTAAATAATCCTAAACCACTAACAACTCAAATAATTGAATCTTGCTTACGCTTTTTTTGTTTTGGTTGAAAAATAGCTATTTTCTGTTGCTGAGAATAAGTACTATTTTGATCTATACTTTTTTGCTTATGCATGATCTGGTTCCTTGCTATTTTTAAGTTAACTACATTTATTATTATTATATAAAAATTGACATTAAAAATTTAATAACAAAAATAGACTGAGTATGTTAATACCCATTCTTAAATAATAAGTTTTGATTTAAATTGATTATTTTTAAATCAAATATTTAACCTATTTATTTACAATTGATAAATGTAGTTTAGTTTTTTAACTTTATATTGATTTTAAGTTGATAGTATTTCTTGATTAAATAAATTAATTTTTAGCTTTTTGTGAATTTTTAGCTGAAAAGACATGTTTTTTTCTTAGTTGTTTTGATGTAAATACTTTTCCATCAGTTTCATTAATAATTACTAAAACAATTGGATTTTTTCCTGATTCTTGTTTTACTAGGTTTCTAACTTTATTTGTGATATCTTTTTTAATTTCGGTTATATCGTATTTAGATGGATTTTTTTTAAAGATAGCTTGACCTTCTAAAATTAAATTTGTTACTTCTTTTTGAATGATTTTAAAAATAGGATTATCTTCTTGAATGTATAATACTCCACGCATTTGCGTATCAATCAATGAAACTAATTCTTTATTTCTAGCATCTATTGTTGCTCCAACAATAATTACTCCATCAGTTGCTAATTGTTTTCTTTCATTTAAAACAATCGATCCAACATCTCCGATTCCAACACCATCAACATAAACATTACCCTCTTCAACTACGTGTTCTGAAATTGCTAAATGTTTTTTAGATAAAACTAAAGTTTCACCATTATCAATTAGTCCAACATTTTCGGGTGCTACTCCTGCTGAAATTGCTGCTTGTTCAGCTTTTAAAAACTCTTTATATAAGGCTTTGATTGGAATAAAATATTTTGGTTTTAATAAAGAAGTCATTAATTTAATATCTTCAAAACTAGCTCTCATTGATCAAATATTTTTATCACTTAAAGCAATTAGTTTAGCATCAGTTCTAGCTAGTTCATCTAGAATTTGAGCATGTCTTTTTTCAATTCCAGCTGCTGGTGGGGTTGCTAAAATAATTAAATCTTTTTTTGTAAATTCAACAACATTATCCATTCCTGTAGCAATTTTCATTAGTTTAGAATATAGATCATCACCTGTACCTGAAATGATTAAAATTCCATCTTCTGATTTCATATACTCTTCAATGCTGATTAATGAAGACTTAGAAATTACTAAATTTTTGCTAATTAAATTGGATTTTAAAATAGCATCCATTGTTCGACCATAAACTGCTATTTTACGGTTATTTTCAATTGCAGCCATACAAATTTCACTTAATTTATAAATGTCTTCTTCAAAAATCCCAATTACAATTTTGGTTTTTTTATCTTTAAATGGTGAAGCTATATATTTATCAATTTTATGATTGGGTACTGTAAAATCTGTTCTTGAAGCAAATTCTGCATCAGAAATAAATGCTAAAACACCTTTTTTAGAAATTTCAGATATATGAGTAAAGTCTGTTGAAAAGTATGATTGTTCTTTTCCATCAATAATATAATCTCCCATATAAATAACTGAACCTAAGTTAGTGTGAAATGCATAACCAAATGATTGTGGAGATGATGAAGTTGTTCTAAATATTTCCACTTTTGTATCTCCAACTTTAATGATATCTTTGTCTTTTACAACATTAAAAAACTTTTCCTTATGCTTTAATCTCATTCTTTCAATTTTAATTTTTGCTAGTAATTCAGTGATCTCATTGCAATAAACAGGTACATCTAATTCTTTTAAAATATAACCTAAAGCACCAATGTTATAAGCACTTGGATTTGTCAAAAAGACTGCTTTAA encodes:
- the uvrC gene encoding excinuclease ABC subunit UvrC, whose amino-acid sequence is MDLKEKVNLLPNKPGCYLYLNSLNQVIYVGKAKNLKKRVSSYFNRAHNIKTTRLVREISDLNYFVVNNEKESLILEENLIKKYHPKYNILLNDDKAYPYIVITNQKDPSYKYLRKYDKKALRNYGPLPQKSNARAILLTLQRLFPLKRCNNKDHKPCLYYHLNQCSGACFKDVDFSYYEQQIKQIDKFFKGDISQVKTSLINQMNKASEMLQFEQAQRIKEQLQSLEFITTKQNVEFQSDKNIDIINYQISENKIVFVILFYRAGQLTFKDEYAQDYDQQDLVELLNSFLQQIYAKNITPDVLLVPNDIELLELDENILKFSSHALNKQENLLVNLAKNNAKELILKAAISKNVNVGDEQEILNLLHQISNIKRYPGYIEMFDISNIYNQFITGACVVYKNAKPIRNEFRKYNIDASYTSDFDRLKFMINKRFTKKIQADEKLPDLIIVDGAKIQITAAREILSELNLEIDVIGLVKDQHHKTDKLIDVYGQIIEIKQFKKLYNWLSNIQLRVDQYAKSGFRKKYHNQIQDQLLTIKGIGKKTSQELYKHFKTIDNIKNADFDSLNKVIKNKKSANLVYKHFNK
- a CDS encoding type I restriction-modification system subunit M is translated as MFENIFSKFQNELDKLGKNATEQTETILNLLDTMNKIPTTKQDYDLLGFVYEYLIAQFASSAGKKAGEFYTPHEVSELMSKIVAYHLKDRSIIKVYDPTSGSGSLLLNIGDEFKKYNKDSSPVTYYAQELKSDTFNLTRMNLIMRNINPSEIHVRRGDTLEIDWPMFENEDLSTYKRLTVDVVVSNPPYSQKWSPEKHKDDFRNIEYGIAPKSKADYAFLLHDLYHVDSKGIMAIVLPHGVLFRGNSEKQIRQKLVEKGQIDTIIGLPSNMFFGTGIPTIIMILKKQRQTNDILFVDASQLYIKDGKNNKFSKSQIKKIADIVNNRSQVENFSRIIKLEEIRENEFNLNISRYIDNFKKQEQYDLHSLMIGGISKQELAFFDNFFAVFVNIKDKLFVLNQNNYFDLKVSQEQIRDVIYSDSDVNRYLESFKILSKNFLNNFKTLIPSINQIKDIDLSEIEKLLTDYIFTKIADIALIDKYDLYQIVMDNIDVIKEDVELISKYYNDNENKPSQNIYLEILKDESEVEWEVKKKESEQQTVKKWSSTILDPELIQNTYFKNIYDDLIAQQERQEEINLEIQDLLDSIAEEDKIDETYDSEKEEFNKTKIENLAKEIIKANQAIIEDSFEDKITNLSKLYTKQAEIKKYINSTDKQLVNDSYNKYLSLSENEFYQLLVTKWLENIIKMFEQKPIDIIDGYVSKFELLSEKYKDTLEDINKQILTNEKELINLLKDLKGEEDDMRAINELIKVLGGS
- the greA gene encoding transcription elongation factor GreA, with the protein product MSQEIILTQEGLEELKLELKNLLEVIRPKVIEELVEARNQGDLSENADYDAARNRQAEVEARIKEVESLINRAKVIEDTKAEKNGEVKIGSTVEFVSNLDKKTREIKIVGAIEADPFSNLISNESPIAKAMLGKKEGTTVEIKDIAKPYKITIKKIK
- a CDS encoding ribonuclease J, whose product is MPNIRFTAIGGQDERGKNLYVLEINDDFFILDAGLKYPEKGILGIDTVIPKLDYVKQNKKKIKAVFLTNPSAYNIGALGYILKELDVPVYCNEITELLAKIKIERMRLKHKEKFFNVVKDKDIIKVGDTKVEIFRTTSSSPQSFGYAFHTNLGSVIYMGDYIIDGKEQSYFSTDFTHISEISKKGVLAFISDAEFASRTDFTVPNHKIDKYIASPFKDKKTKIVIGIFEEDIYKLSEICMAAIENNRKIAVYGRTMDAILKSNLISKNLVISKSSLISIEEYMKSEDGILIISGTGDDLYSKLMKIATGMDNVVEFTKKDLIILATPPAAGIEKRHAQILDELARTDAKLIALSDKNIWSMRASFEDIKLMTSLLKPKYFIPIKALYKEFLKAEQAAISAGVAPENVGLIDNGETLVLSKKHLAISEHVVEEGNVYVDGVGIGDVGSIVLNERKQLATDGVIIVGATIDARNKELVSLIDTQMRGVLYIQEDNPIFKIIQKEVTNLILEGQAIFKKNPSKYDITEIKKDITNKVRNLVKQESGKNPIVLVIINETDGKVFTSKQLRKKHVFSAKNSQKAKN
- the ald gene encoding alanine dehydrogenase produces the protein MKIGLPKEIKAQEFRVGLTPSNVVDLVKAGHEVLVETGAGIGSGFEDAEYQQAGAKITDNVIDVWKQEMIVKVKEPLKAEYKYFYPNQIIFTYFHLADQKELTDELIKNKVVAIAYETIQTSDRKLPLLRPMSEVAGRMAVLTACGLLTRTTKDAIGMVVSGTPGTPKANFTIIGGGVAGAAATRMASSIGANVTIIEFNEDRIRELYDQYADRATILKSNHKNIAEAVKNSDVVISTVLIPGKKAPKLVTEEMVKSMRKNSIIIDVAIDQGASVETIDHPTTHAEPTFIRHDVIHYSVPNIPGAVPRTSTIGLSNATIAYTLEIASKGWKQAARTNNAIKLGLQTVDGKIVYKNVAESLNLAYTNVDEVLN
- a CDS encoding type I restriction-modification system subunit M N-terminal domain-containing protein translates to MNNKMTKQKLGSIIWESANNLRKNLDAYEYKDYILGMLLYKFLCEKQINWILANDIWKSDLKYLDNKFDFSNFEFDDNTSLENIDEIEQIRQDCVNQNGYFIEYRNLFSSWIKNKNKLNIQNFQEAFMDFNTSINE